One Eurosta solidaginis isolate ZX-2024a chromosome 1, ASM4086904v1, whole genome shotgun sequence genomic window, TCCCTTTGACCTTCCGCAGAAGAGACATTGAAAGATTGCTTCATTGTCTAATTCGAGGGCTGAAGCGACCGCATTATTCAGAAGAGAATCCTTTGTTGCCAACTCCAATGAAGAATAGACTGCATAGATTCATTAAGTATGCTTTATTGTAAACTTCAACGAAAGTGAATTCATCGCATTAAAACCAAGTAATCCAGAATGCGATATTAAACCATAACCCCCGCAATTCATCCGTATCCTCAAGGCAGGGTCAAAGCCTAAGTACAAGTATCTGCGATACGTTGTATCAGGTCACGAGAAGCTTGTCCTGCTCCACATGCTACAGTTTTTGTCGTCCGTGATAAGATCACGCAGGTGATACACCACGTCCACTCTGCTCCCTTTCTAGTAAATATCACTCTAGGACTGGTTAGTCTTATTTATAAGCGTCATTGATAAGATGAGGGACATTTTATACGTGGTATTATGATCGCCTCTTACGATCGGTATACACAATGCGGGTAAAATCTTTTCCTCTAGCCCGCAGGGGTGCCGATATGTATAACTGGAATTCCTGATATGcttactttgaatttttttctcaaaaatatatTAAGATACAAATATCTATAATCTAGTAGTAAGCACAAGGTGGTCTGTGATGGCCTATAACGGGAATATCTATAGCTCTTTCTGCCTTTTTTTACGGAATACACTCTGGACTTGTTTTGAGTTCATATCAGGGATATTTCCAgactgtttcaaatttttattattattttcggtaaCATTTCGTCATGGGCAGCTGAGGTTGAACTGGTTAATCCGTGAAGACAATCACGAGACTTCAGTTCCCTCTTTTCAATAATAAGAGTTACTTTATTTGTTGCTTGTAAGACCTGCTTATAATCTTCGAAAATTTGGAGCTTAGCGTTTGCTTCCACGTATTTGCTTCACCCTGTTTCGTTTGCtaatctgctttttaattttcatctattcccatatgctcttgGCGCCAATGCATATAGATGTAAGCTGTAACTTTCTCACATCCCGAACTTTTCTGGGATTGATTACAATCTAACATACTTTTTTAGATATTGTGCTATGAGAAATTATATCCTTAATTGCTGCTGCACTGTCAATGTGAAAATTTATGCGGCTTCAGTTCAAGCTATTTctttccagtgtttctactgctatTGAAAAAATACTACAGTGATCTCGAAGCTTGTAGGATTTGATTATTTTCGGGTATGTGCCGTATAAAACTACTATATACCCTAATCCTTCCATTATTTTAGGAACATCGCGTGTATTGCCTCGTCTGCGATTTGAGCGGCCTTGCGTCAACTCTCCACCTCTAATATAGCTCTAAAGGGCCTATCGAAGCACTGGTATTGAACTATGTAGTCTTTTCGTTCAATATTTGATGAAGCTTACGTTAAAGTTGCTAACAGTATGTTCTTCACCTTGGTCCTTCCAGCTAAGTGGTGATCGCCCCCTTCCTCTGCCTCCgtaggcaggttccgataaaaatacttactTAAACGGATAATCATCTATCATTCGTTAGCGTTTTAAATCGCTGCACTATGTTgaggcggccgtcgtggtgtgatggtagcgtactccgcctaccacattgaggatcctgggttcacaccccgggcaaagcaacatcaaaaattttagaacgaagatttttcaattagaagaaaatttgtctaagcggggtcgcccctcggcagtgtttggcaagcactccgagtgtatttctgccatgaaaagctctcagtgaaaactaatctgccttgcagatgccgttcggagtcggcgtaaaataagtaggtcccgtcccgccaatttgtaggataaattaaaaggagcacgacggaaattggaagagaagctcggcctaaaatctctatggaggttatcgcgccttacatttatttattttatttttatgttattgcCTGCGTAAAGCTAGTACCgcccatcattaaatcttcttcgctaCTCACCACCGCCAACGCGAAgaatctttcgaagaacctttCTAGAACTCTTCTAGAGCCGCCTCACCTCATATTGCAAAGATTAATGCTTCTGTGTTAAACAGCAGGGCGGGTAGGATAAGACACATGTAGATCGTGAATTTTAGGACGAATTCGGGACTGAAACATGACCAGCATTATTTCATAATCTTTTTAAGGATCATTTAAGGATTATTTCTAGACTATCTCTGTATTATTTGCCTTATTTGTCAAAAATATATTACCAGCTTTTTTGGGAAATGTGTATGTTTACTTGATAGAGAGTGAAGAGAAGAGGAAAGCCCGAAATAGagcgtttttcaaaagtttggtGAAATGGGACGTATTTGAAATGGCAGCCGAAATAACTTAATTTTCCACTCAGCAGTCTACGTGGTCCTTGTCTGACCTTCTCGGAACGACAGTTAAGATGGAAAGTTAGCGCAAAGCTGCAAAAATACTTGTAAACTGGTGGTAAACTCTAAAAAAAAACGTCAATTAATAAttcaaatgtaataaaaaatgtatttataaaatCCCTGAATTAATATTTATGTAAAGGCTTAGTGGAGTTCGTAAACCTTTTGGCCTCTGTTAATAATCGGGTTGAAGTTTGGTATGAGTAATGAATGATAACCTTCCTTTAGAATAATATAGacgatttatttttctttaaaacggataaaatttttaatttaagttaatttaGATTTTCGTTTTAATTATGAATAtgattaacaataataataatacaaaatttaaatgacTGAGTGGATAGAGGCGTCTTTCATCACACACGGTCACAACTAATTCCGACAAGTTATTGTTATATTATATAAGCTAACCTATTGTtatattatcggcttattatcgataccGAGTTAATATCGTCGAGTAATCGGAATGTAAGCGTTGCGTCATCGGACTCATATTGGTtccttattggtttcttattgcCTTGTTATCGACGGGTCACAGATGtgccatcgattttatattgtaaTTCCCAATTGTAAATGTATGCATGAAACATCGATATTTAAGTCATGAATTGAAGCTATGTATGCCAGTATAAATAAACGTTATTTCTTTTTGCCACGTGTAGTTTCTCAGGGAGCATGCGTACTCTGTTACTCCCTTTGTACTATATCTGTATGCATGTGTATTAATGCGGAATACATACAAAAGCActataaaacaaataaggaaggctaagttcggatgtaaccgaacactTGCATAcacaactgagagctttggagacagaataagggaaaatcaccatataggaaaatgaacctagggtaaccctagaatgtgtttgtatgacatgagtatcaaatggaagatataaaagagtattttaaaagggtttgggctatagttctatagatggacgccttttcaagatatcaccatacatttggaccggggtgactctagaatgtgtttgtacgatatgggtatcagatgaaaggtgttaatgagtattttaaaagggagtgaaccttggttctataggtggacgccttttcgagatatcgccataaaggtggaccaggggtgactctttaatgagggttttaaaagcgagtggcccttagttgtatatgtgaaggcggtttggagatatcgaacaaaatgtagaccagggtgacccagaacatcatctgtccagtgccgctaatttattttatatttaataccaagaacagtattcctgccatgattccaaggacttttgatttcgccctgcagaactttttaattttcttctactaaatgtgttaggagtcacacccattttactaagttttttctaaagttatattttgcgtcaaaacaccaatccaatcaccatgtttcatcccttttttcgtattttgtatagaattaaggaatttttttaatttttccaaatttttgatatcgacaAAGTCGGCGTGGTCagagtcggatttcgtccatttttattaccaagataaattgagttcagataaatacgagaactaagtttagtaaagatatataaatttttggtcatttatgtttgtttgttttattggtgtgttcaatttattcttattattacgaattcatgagcttaacaccggcttataataattgaatattcaattattatgtgtttctatgagaaactgaaaagaaagaaagaaacatgtactggcatattgcgatggtaccatttcgaaaaccgcaacgtaatcatcatcaggcagttTCGTAATGTTATAAAAGGTTTCAcggagattcgaaccgcgaatcacacgatgaaactgcagttgccttaaatactatgcaattattataagccggtgttaagctcatgaattcttaataataagaataaatttaacacaccaataaaacaaacaaacataaatgaccaaaaatttatatatttttgctcaagttatcgggttaacggctgagcggaaggactgatggtcgactgtgtataaaaactgggcgtggctttaaccgctttcgcccattttcacagaaaacagttatcgtcatagaatctatgcctctaccaaatttaagaaggattggtaaattttttttcgacttttggcattaaaagtattctaaacaaattaaatgaaaaagggcggaaccacgcccattttaaaattttctttttacaatttttttttatatttagcacacatacagtaataggaataacgttcccggcaaatttcatcatgatatcctcaacgacttccaaattacaaaaACTTTTACAAAACTTTTGAATTGCCTTCTTTCATAAGTAGGcttttaattttctattctgcgtcataagatcaacccacctaccaagtttcatcgttttatccgtctttggtaatgaattaatgcactttttcggtttttcgaaattttcgatatcgaaaaagtgggcgtggttatagtccgagttcattcattttaaatagcaatctgagataagtgcccaggaacatacgtaccagatttcattaagatacctcaaaatttactcaagttatcgtgtatacggacggacggacggacatggctaaatgaatttctttctctTTGTCGCTCAGTtgtttttgatatatagaagtctatatctatctcaattagtttatgccgttacggggaaccgttatgggaacaaaattaatatactctgtgagctcgctCAGCTGAGTAgaaaaatgtatatatacattCATACGTATGCTTCATACGCACGAAAATACTGCCCCTGCATTGATCAATAGGAATTTATTCTACATAATTAACTTCATTAACAATAACTTGATATGATGAGAGATAACGCACCTTAAAGAAATAAACTTAGATTATATGGACCATTAATACACGCACAAAGTACTAGAAAATCATGCCTGTTGAGATATCCGTGATTATGATGGCCAAACCTTCGCGAAATCAGCCATATACTTATCGGTTGAAATTCAGATGAATTTGGAGTGGAAGCATTTAGGCGACGGCGATTTTTAAAACCTATGTTCAAGTATATTATTTTTGTCAGCTCTGGACTGCGTGGGCGTGTTGTATTTTATATTGTCATcaaattttacattttattttactcattttattttagcaatattgaataattgcaAATTGCAAATCATGTCTTTTCATTCATTAAGCCTTTAATACTCGTTCAATGATTAAGCACTTATACTAAATTTTGGTCTGTCCAATGTTTGGCTTGACTAAGCTTCATCAGTTTTACAACGAGTATAAAATGTCGCTGTCAACAAAGTTTTATCAACAGTTTTTGTTCAAATTTGCATGTGCCAGGAGCATCTATCGATCGACACAATAAAGATGGATAAACAATGTGTCCTCATTATGGTGCTGCTCCTCGCATTCAGTTACTCGTATGTAGCTTGCAATGCTAAATCAATTGCTTCAATAAGCTATCaggtttcgaaaaaaaaaatatgttaaaacttGAAACTATTTAATTATCAAATTTTATAAATCAATGCACACAGGCTGATCAACCAATGGATTTTAAAAGTCACCAACCACATAAGCGTTATCAAAACGACGAACGAAATGATTACAACACTCTTGAGGGTAAAGCAATGAATGATGACTCGGACATATTTGATGACCTTCAACCGGACATTTACGACAATTTGGTGCGCATAATAAGAGGTTTGCATAACATCAGCTATGAAATGCATATGAATACATATTATCTTGtgtttattaaattatattttatatttttaatttaaaatttagaaatgCAAAAAGATCGAGCACGAATAGCAATACGTTACAGACCAAATTTGGGTAAACGCGCTAAATCATTTTAATAGAAATTGATGATAATTACATGGAAGAAGAAGCGGAGCCAAGACGAACACGAAATTAACCTGAATATTGGAAATATGATTATAAgtgcaaaatttaaaataaaggaaaaaaaagttatgttaataataatgagcttaaagaccgcggttaaataaaacacaatgtttaaaattgcattgggtttttttttttaatttgtcaatatttcggcttcaatctgaagtcatcttcaggactgtaagtaaacacaaatatataaaaaggggaacattaatttcggatacatggtcattaaaatttactttatgcgcctgaaaaaaaaaatataaggcgcgataacctccgaagagttctaaggccgcacttctcttccaatttgcgtcgtggccCTCTTGCTTTTCCATACAaactggccggacgggacttacatgttttatgccgatttcgaacggcatctgcaaggcagatgagttttcactgaaaacttttcatggcagaaatacacccggagcgcttgccaaacactgccgaggtggcGACcctgcaactaggtatacatataaacgaaacacaacttacacttgtgattattcttgatcgacttatcatatgttcgaaaaaaaaagtacaataaacatcaaaaatgtataaagtacagtaaatgtaaacaaaaatatgcacaaacaaatatatagggatacaaacaataaaacaaagaatatgtcgtcatccaacattatgatttgttgatcctaaatatgctgctagcggaataatttctgaacgctgctttctttcatgtgcgtCGTGAGACTTgcatttggtgttgttgttgcttaaacaataaattgcgatatgcatatgcgcattggtctctgttccattttaaattaattctcttttcattaggcgtgttcataatgtgtttttctatgtccaatatagtaacactctggaaatcgggatagtggctcgtatccttacagtgggccgttaaggccgttttatttttCGAAGCGTAATTCCTAAGTTTAATATTAgacttatggccggaaatccttgtctttaattttaatttgtttgcCGCCagatataccttctcgcataatcgagacccgtcaccgttgcatgagattttgtatattacgttggatttctcatcctttggaattctgtcctttgtattgctgtaaatatgtttcaatgtattgttgtatgcgaacgctattttgaccttttctttgtcatataaatccgatctcttgatcctctctgctattcttgggacataggttatcgctttgtatatttgaccaagctacttggaaactcaTTTTCCCCTAGAGTTTTATTGATTATCGTGATATTTTTCTTGTGgtacattctgtcgcttattgtaagtacccgtctaatgaagcttttggcggtatttaatattgtacttttttcgtgttttgaataaaatttaattagtcttcccgaagctgtgggttttttgtaccaggcaatatataatttgttgtttctcTTATTGACTAACGTgtccaagtacggtagttgacAATCTTTCTCAACCTCTATTGTGAATTGAATGCTTctgctgtagctgttgagttcagtgagaacattttcaatttcttcagtttttacaATGACAAATAAGTCGTCTACACACTTGGTAAGTAGGCGTTGTTTGCTAGTAGTTTTTTTCGAATCTTGTTTGCAGCTCCCCCATGACATTGTCAgctatgactggggaggctggtgagcccatgggcattcctgtacgtTGTTCGTATATTTCTTTGTTTCATTGTATATAAAATATCGattctcttttatgcaaaatttcaccaTTGCACTATAGGTCAAATGACCACTTTTTCTGTGCGAAACTAATTAATCCAACAAAATCATGGTACTCAAATTAAAACTTGTTAGCATTTCAAGAGTAAAAGTAATTCtgttaaaaaaatggaaattaaccCATTAAAGGCCAAAAATCAATATTAACCCTTTTGCAACCATTAATGCAAACATGAA contains:
- the LOC137244647 gene encoding uncharacterized protein, translated to MDKQCVLIMVLLLAFSYSYVACNAKSIASISYQADQPMDFKSHQPHKRYQNDERNDYNTLEGKAMNDDSDIFDDLQPDIYDNLVRIIREMQKDRARIAIRYRPNLGKRAKSF